AGGCTGCACATGTCTGCAACTTGTCTCTTGTTTGTGCCATGTAAACTGTGCAAATCAAATCACCTCAAGAGCTTTCAGACATTTAAACTTCACTTTGTTTCCATTGTTCTCTTTGCTTCTCTCTTGCTGGTGACACGTGATAAAGACGCTGACATTATAAACTGCTCTGGAGTGAAGCTGAATCGTCTCTTATTTGCAGGATTGTTCTCTTACAACAGTCTGAGGTTGTCAGACAGAGCGGGTCTCCTGCAGGTCGACGCTGACTTGTTTAGGTAATTACGCTGTTGACAGCTTACAAGGATACAATGCGGATATTTCTCACAATGTGTCAAAACGTTTGGCGAGCCCCCCacccatccccacccccacccatctCATCCAGTCTCTGGGAACTGCGCGCACCTAAGAAAACACCAGTACCTGCCGCCTCCTCTGAATTGCCGCCGGGGTTTGGATTAGGCACAGCTGAAGAAGACATCGGCTTGTATCTGCTGAGAAGATCAAAGCGCGTTTAGGGCTGAGAACAACGGCCCGACGATGAGAAAACCTGGCGTCCAGCTAAAGGCTAATTGACGCTACGGGTTAGATCGGCGCAGCACATGGTGTTATTAGGAGTTTATATTGGCGCAGATTGAGCACGTGCAGGCCCGGGGATGTGATCCGCGCGCTCCACCCCAGTCTCCTGGGAACTGACTGgagttttgcttttttgttgttctcAAGGGTCAGAGACGGAGTTAAGTGAAGGGCAGGAGGTGATCTTTTATGTCCATCTCCCTCACGTCTGAAAACCTTATTTCTTCCAAAGTGCCTCATGCTCTGACTTTATAAGCTGCTTGTTTAGTGCAGCACCAGCCCCACTGACAGACACAATTTATCACTCAGACTCCTGCAAAGCCACAGGTTGTCAGTGgtgaagtacttttacttttacttgagtattctTTATTTTGGAAACTTATAATTTTTACTCCAAATATTCTCCTTTTGACTCCGCTATATTTCTATGAAGCACTGACgaactcttactttgaagcttTTAATCACTGGAAtgaatttccttttattttgaaaatgtgatagaccgTACACTGTGTTCACCACAGGAGGAAAacccaatcacagccaactcctccgCTGTCAGTCACGTCTGAACCCCGTCAGTGACCTAACTGAGAGACcatggtctgatctgaagtctgtgtttgaaggtttagaaataaagaaccaaacttcatctctgcctgaaaaaaaaaagaaatatttgttgATTCACTTGTTTCATGGCCATTTCTGCGGGTTTTACAGAAGCTTTTTATTCCACAGGTTCTTCAAGGAACTCAGTTTATTCAGTCAGTGAAAATACATACAGTCTGTAAATACACTGTgaaacaacaatgtgttgaaataaaaaatatgtacttttgaatactcAACTCAAGTAATGATGTGCAAAATAAATTCCTCTCTGGTGGAAAGTGAAgctcattttttaatttttattttatgtttttgcattttttaaccGGCAAAATATGATTGAAGTTGGAGTTTTCTGAGTGAAGCATAACTGCGCTTTAATAAAAACAGCCATACCATCTGATTCAAATGTTTCCCCTCCTTGTCCATTTTACATCCCCCATAAGaattactgaaacaaaaaaacattttgagtgGCAACAGCATTTGTTTGGCAGGGAGCAGACAGAGGTGCAGGCCTGCTGCTCTGAATCCTTTTCTTATAGCAGGATATTCAGGGAGAGTCTGGATAAATCAGAGCACTCAGCcgccctccacccccccacccccaccccagccacccacccccactcccACTCCTCCTATAACAGCTCGCCTTTCATCAGCTTTGGCTTTTAAAACACTGCCTTCACAGCTAAATGAGAATTATATGGTGTCATCAGTAACACCGAAACTCCCTGTAAAGTTATAGACGAGAGAAAGCTGAGGCTCGTGGAAGGtgctgtgtctttgtggtgggtgggtgggtgggtggggttcATGCATGAAGCATGATGGAGGAAATATAAAAAGGTAAGACGGTACAGCAGCAAATACAGCTTTACTCACAAGAACATCTTTACATGTCAGACAGGAATCAGCAGAAATCAACCAAACAGGTGTTTTTCTGAGACAAAGTGCGATcgttgatgttgatgttgatgttgatgtgagGTTTACAGTTCCGGTGATATGCAATAAttacccaaaaaaaaaaaaaaaggtatgaaaTTGGAAGTTACACAGTGGAGCTGCAAATGGAGTCACACTGCCAtcatagtgagagagagagagagagagagagagagagagagagagagagagagacagagagagagcccaTTAAAATCACATTACTGTTGGGAGCGatcatgtttctgtgtggtttCAACACAAAACAGGATATTCAGTAAAAGAAACGAACTGCTCTGTTGAAAAGAGCTTTTCCAAATATTACTGTGTGTTTCTCAGGTTTTAATTCAGCTCCGATATGGAGGAGGTATTCATATCCTCCACTCACATAAAGTTCAAGTACGCTGttaaaagtcctgcattgaattttttctttttgcttaaaagtacataagtattttcagtaaaatgtatttcaggatCTGAAGTGTATAGTctttgtaattttattaatattgCCTCACATTgtttaagcagcattttaatgttggtCCAATCACAGCTGACTTTAACtgctttatatactgttgtagtgtaattatgtgttttatctgaatCAGAACCTGTGACCATCAAACACACGTGGTTGAGtagaaatatttcaatatttcctTCTTAAAATGCAACGGAAAGATGGAAAAACGTTATCAGCCTCCAACAGAAAAAGGAGTTTGGTCGCCCATGCACAGTCACAAATAAGAAAAGAGACACAAGTCAGACAAGTGACAGCCGACAATATATGAAAGACACACTGCCGCAGTAACATTAACGCACAATATTTCAGAGGGACGTTaccacagctacacacacccTGTACCGCCActaaaattgaaaaacaaacaaagcagtgaaTGTCATCAGGTCAATCAAGTCATAAATAAAAGACCGGCCATGAGTGATGCACCTGAGACTGGGACCAACACAACAGCCAATAAAGAtgacataataaaaacagttgaaagATCCAGGAAATGAGTAAGTGTCACATGTggtttcaaaaaaacattattcacatCATTACCCGCTCACTTATTGCACTTtttagacacaaaaaaacaccaaaaagaaGACAAACTCAGGTTTAAGCGTGGTTTGAACTCCACACTGGTTCTTTCTGCTGAGGTAGAAAAGGTTTTGGAGAAAAGTAGAAGGTAGGAAAAAGTACTTTGAAGCATCTGAAGCAGGAAAATGCCTCAGATTTGTTCTTGAGTAAATGTTCTTTGTTGTCCTGGTGCTGGATGTTACACTGAGATCTTTGGCTTTCTGATAAACCCAAAggaacacgtgtgtgtgtgtgtgtgtgtgtgtgtgtgtgtttgcgtctgCAGGTCTGAACGACGAGTCCCAGAGGTCCACCAGGGCTGAGATGAGATGTGAGAGAGTCCAGTTCACCCcaacatcatcaacaaacacccccctcccctcatgTCAATACTCAACAACGAGACTCAATAGGATTTCCACGCCGTTGCAGCATCATGTCACACATTTTAATAGCTCGCATGTAAACGCTTTGCCGCGTGATGACGAAGCAGGTGATGATGAATTGAGACCTAATGGCTCGGATAGCTTCATTATCCCGCCGGGCTTTGCACTCATGCCTGCGAGCCCAAGTTTCCATGTCTCCCAAACATCTgataggagaggagagcggAGCGGAGCGGGGGGCACGCTGTGTTTGCAGGGGGGACTCGAGTTACTGTTGTGGGATCAGGCCCGCTGGATGCCAGTTGGAACAAAGAGAAGCAGCCCGGCAGCAAACTGCTCCAGGGCGGTTTAGACAGATTTTATGGACTTCTAATAGCCGTGAATGCTGGGGGGACCTGGTGGAGCTTGAACCGGTGTTAATGTAACCCACTGATGCTCGCATTGCCTCCGTTTGTCAAACCACAGCGAAGTGGAGGAAAAATTACCTTGAAGAATGAGGAACATAGCGGTTTACTATATTGCAAAagtagcattttattttcacggCCAGTTAtgtacaaataattaaatacaatctcaggtgttttttgttttttttaaagagctcATCTGCCTttgaatacaaaataaataaatctaaacttgacattattataaaatatgtacatatttgctgctcctgctgcacaAATGAAGGCCACACGACAAAACAGAAGCCAGGACGGCTGACTATCGTGGAAATAATTTAGAGATAAACAATGGAAATTTTGAAAATCCTAAATACGCTGTCGGCTTAAAGGCCTTCGCCGACGTCTCAGTTCTCTGACACGTCCCCGCTGAAGCTGATCTTCTCGTCGCTGGTGATGCTGTCCACGATGGAGGACAGACGCAGGAGGCTGGAGGATGCGGAGGACTCACTGGttcctaaaaacaacaacaacaacaacaacaaaaaagaaagtgacGCTTAATTCCACttttacattgtattttctttccatCGTGAGTTTTGAAGTTTTGGCAATGAAGTTTTTGAAGTAAATTTCTACCTTCTCTCTGGTCTATCATTGCTGCATTGGAATGGTCAGCAGAGGTCGGCCAGGGCTCAGACGACTTCTTCCAGTGGTACTCATGACTGGCCACCTGTAGGGACACAACATACATGTTCGTGTTTAACATCAAGTCTAATggattcacatcatttttaaaataagaaaaattgtTGCAGGAAAATCAATCATAAGATGAacaatgtgaataaaaaatggGAAATATTAATAGACTAACACCTGTATTTGTTAGGAAGGGACATTAGTGATCTCATTACTGAATATGCTGCTGTCATACCCAGCTGatattaaaatatcattgtGACACAGAGATAAACATGCAGTAAACACATCATAACGTCATAATAGGCATCATAGGAATACGAATACATAATTAAGCCATCATGATGTCCTTATAAAGCCATCTGAATATCACAGAGTCCTGAGGAACATTATGGGAATGCTATGAGGGTTGGATCCAGTATTAGCTTACACTGAGTTCTTTAGAGTTATGGGATGATCCGTTTTGGCTTTTCTCCTGCTCGTCCAGCGTTTGCAGCAGGTCCTGTAATCTCTCAATGTAGCTGATGGCGCTGCGTAAAATCTCCACCTTGGGTAGCCTCTGGTTTGGGTTGGCCACGGTCTTCCTCTTCAGCGCGTCGAAGGCCTCGTTGATCTTCTtgagcctcctcctctccctgagCGTGGCGGCCTTGCGTCTGTCGGTGGGCGCCGACTTTCTCTTGCAGATCTTGCAGGCCCACATGAGGCACTGGCCCTCGCAGTGCGCGCGGAGTCCCGGCGGCGCGAGGACGTGCTCCTCCCCGCTGCTCTCCCCGCCGGTCTCGGACGGAACGTTATCCTGGCCCGGAGACAGCGGGCTGTCGTTGCCGTTGTACAGAGGGGACACCCCCGCCATGTCCAAGTGTTGTAGTGGTCCATGATCCCCTTCCTCCAAGTAGCGTAAATCACTGAAAAGATAAGTGTTGGTCTCAAAAAGGTCCATCATATTGTTGcgcccctctctctgttttgacAGCGGGACTGTGGCATTTAAATAGAGCAGCAGGGACACAAGTCACCAGGCTTATATATAGAATGTGAAACTCTATCCAACAGTTTGGCTGTCACACTGCAtcaagcatcttttttttttttttcttcaatggGTCTTTACTACCTACTGACTTTGTGTaggaaataaatatacattaagGCCTCCACAAGGCATCGAAATGTCACCTCAGGTTTCATGACAGGTGCTTTAAATATCTGCATCCGGACAAAATGGCTAAACAGTCATATTTGCCTGAGCTGCCACTGAGAAAGTGAAAGACATAACACTGTTGTTTCACAGTTAACAGAGTGAAACTGACTATGTAGAGGTATATTCTGAAAAGACATACTTTATAAGGAGTTTATGACTTATACTCGTAACTAGTGGCTTCATTAACAGTTCAATAATTGATCACTGCTTTTAATATCATCATATTATGTCATTTGAAAGAACAAACCTTTCGACCACCGCTGAAACGGACTGACAGACTTCTGAGGGGCTGACATTGAAATTGCAGGGACAAAACAATCATTGTTGCAAAACAAATAACACGGATcctaaagaaaagaaaagaaaagaaaagaaagtgaaacatgCTTCacgaaaaaacaaaacagaaactcaATATAAAAGCCATCTGATACAACACAGTGACTCAGTGACCTTGCAACACTCCGGCTTCTGACAATGCAAGTATCCATTTCATAGAGTCTTTGGAGTATTTCAGTGTCTTCGAACAAACctaatttcatgttttaaagtCAACAACTAAGGGTTCCTCTCTTGATAAGCCAGCGCCTCTGCCTGTATAAATGTTATCAAGTCATTAATCAATGTTTGTGGCCTCCTCACTTTCTAATAAACCATCAGATCTGCAGTTATCAATGTCAATTAGTTattcataaatatatttactcTGGTAAATGTCTGATTAAAACTTAGTTAGACAAAGTAAGTCATGTATTTCTCACAACTTTTGGTTTTATATACATCGGTTTTGACATAAAATCTTTCTGCCACCATCCTCCCAAGGTGGGAACACTTAAAAAAACCCCATTTAGCCTTTATAAGTACAAtattaacatgtaataaatggtCTATAACACACTGTATTGTAGTTGTAAGCACATAAAAGGACATGCATTCATTAACAATAATAACTTCTCCTATGAGGACATATCATATTACAACTGTGTTTCAGCACCAGCCTCCACTAATAGGTGCCCACATGAGTTTTTGTTCctgacaaataaattaataaatacttACACCTCAACACTTGccacaacataaaacaaataaaaaaacttttattaaatgtttatatactgcttataaatgctaaatgagGCGTTTTCAGAATCAGTGTCTCCCACTAATGTGAACAATGCTAACCCTCTGTTAACAGTTGCAGAGGAACAACTTCCTATCACAGAAAAAGTTCCTCCACACATGCTGGTCAATGAGCAGGCAGGGCATTTTAATTAAACTTAGTGTCAACAGTTATGTCCATTGAGATTATAATATCTTTCAAAAGTTCAGATGTGTTGTGCGCCTGTTTTAGCCGGTGGGAACGGTATGGCCAATTGTAACTTGTAGAAAATCCCAACATAAATAGATTGGAATGTGCAGAGTCAAAACAGCTTTGAGAAACACATGTATAGGATGGTATAAATAGAAACGAGGCTCATTCAGCTCagattcataaaaaaaaaaaaaaaaaaagaaaaggataaaaGCCTGCGAGGAGGTGATATATAGCCTGTGGCATTTTTGCAGCAACCTGAAAGGTCCACAACTGGAAACTTCACAGGCGGGAATGTGAGGGATTCCTATCTTTGTATGGCCGCACGACCTTGTGTTATGAAATGAAGCGAGCTTCAGACACAGGAAGGCAAACACGCCGTCTTTTCAAAACCTGATGTCTGTCGAGTTTATTCGCTGGTGGAAATACAAAAGAGCGACTAATGAATCAGTGAAATTTATAGGGAAGTCGAGGAGGAGAGACACACTCACAAGCTTAAGCTATGAGCGGTGTGCACTACGGCATGCTTTTGCACAATCAGTGGGGTTTTACTTTTTACCCTATGGATGTCCCTCCCCACCCCCGGCTACTGTTACATTGTTATGGAAGGCTGAGAGTCACGGGTGCTTTTCATCATTTGTCAGGGTGTCTGAGCTACTACAAGTCAACACAGTATCTCATTTACATATACGTGACTGTAAATTGTCAGTTATGCCGCATTCACATCATTTTGCATATAGACTTTTTAAAAGCAGCCGAGCGGaaaaaacttttcatttcaagCTCCTACTTTTAACAGTCTTGAAATAAACGAGAAGACTCCAAGTCAGATACTGTGTGACATATAATTAATTTTTGAAGATgtctcattcacattcattgtTGGTTATTTTTCACAACTCGATTATGTAGACTTTGTTTTACAGTGGACATGTTGTCTTGTTGAACACAGGTGGAGCTAATATCACTAACGATGTCCGCCTTCCGCTTATGTCAACCCATTCAAGAGCACACTGGAGCTACACGGGGAGCTGTATGTGAGGCTTTTGCTATCGCtacaaagctaacattagcagtaacagctgtttactcaccagtgtagaagaaactTTACGAGTTCAGCATCATACTTCATTCTTTGACTTGCCAACAGCCGTCTCCAGCTTGTTTAGCTTCTAATactatcacttattttcttctagctactgaagttagcatgctaaccagccaACTCTAGCTGGGTTAAGAGTGACTCGTCACTTTCAGATACTGAGGCACTGCAgcgtccaggctgccctgaagaagtagcgctgctcagaggacgtattataacatCTTGTCTTGTAGACACTatgatggccgaagctcttaGCATGACTGGCaactaaacagctgttaatgctaactatggctatgtagcaatagcataacttacaaatacctcctttaatgttattagttccacctgtgcagctactttttttttttttattactgacaTTCATGTCAGTCAAACAGTACTCTCAAtatggatcttttttttttatgaaaccaTTAGACTTTTTTTACAGCAGgtaaagcacaggtgtaacagGTGTGTGCCATTAAATGCCAGTGAGGCAGCATGCACCAAAGAAACAGAGAGCCTCCAGGATTTTCTTCTAAAAGTCTCACATTGAACATAtttgcaaaaacattcactgatGTTTTAATTCCTTTTCCTACAATAATCAGCTTAAAGCAGCTAAATCATTATTAAAGTTTTTGGTAAAGATAGGGGGAGGTTTGATGTCTCAgttatattgtaaaaaaaagtcaacacacTGACTTTAAGTATGAGAGAGGATGTGAATTTTTACAGTATTTGGCCAAACCACCACATTTCCCCCAAAGCGTATCCCATGTGTTTTAGTAGCGTAAACCTGACTGCATGTGTAATAAAACCCCAGTCTCCAGTGTCCTTCACTTTGTATGCCCCAGCTCTGCTGATGCTTGactgttattaattacacccGTGCTTTATCTGCTACATCAAAATGTGGCctattgtatttctgtttctgcttgGAATTTCTGCTGATGAAAATTAAGTACTATGTTATGTGAAATAATTATAAAGACCAGCAAATTACGCATATTGGTATGGAAATGTCAGATAGTGCTCTACAATTATCATTTGACCCTGATTAGTGTTATGTAGGCAATATGTTCATGTCCAAAAAGTATTTCCTCACTGCTAATCCTGCAGATTAAGGATGTATATTCTATTTTCAGAAAGAGGCTGATACTGTAGTTACTCCAGAGCCCCTCATTAATTCAGCATTGATAATGTATAATTAATCATACCCATAGAAACcttataaaaatgatgaatataCTCTAGTAAAATATTTGAAGTCTGTTGTcagatgtcatttgttttgtttttgtttttttattcagagGTGATTTATTCTTATGGGAAGCAATATAGCTTTCACTACTGGATTTCTGTTTATGAGCTTGTCATGCAGCAGAAATCATATGTACAATATAGcggaggaagtgtgtgtgtatgtgtgtgtgtgtgtgtgtgtgtgaatgtggttcTCCGGAGTGAAAGGTGTTGGTTTCGGTGTACCGTTTATCAGGAAAGACAGATTCTGCATCCCATAGtaaccataaaacaaaaacaaaactagtgCTGCATTCCCCGTCACTGCCTCTTCATCATTTCCATGCAAACAAATTAGTCACAGTGCAAAGGAAAAGTGACAAATggtgatgaatgaaaaatgatgatGCTTCAAATGACTTATAGCAGAATATGAAATTAAGCCCCGACTTCAAACTATAATTGGCCTCGTTCACTGAGCTGCAATGAAACGTACACATTTTCGAGACGGATGGAGTCGTGTCCCCGCTGCGCCCCAGAGCGTGTATTCTCTCCCCAGAGCTACTGTGCGTCCTGACTATAAATTCCCGTCTGTGTCAAGGGGTTGACGCTTCAGCTGTCAGGGAGAATCATGGGATAGC
The sequence above is drawn from the Seriola aureovittata isolate HTS-2021-v1 ecotype China chromosome 22, ASM2101889v1, whole genome shotgun sequence genome and encodes:
- the myf6 gene encoding myogenic factor 6 translates to MMDLFETNTYLFSDLRYLEEGDHGPLQHLDMAGVSPLYNGNDSPLSPGQDNVPSETGGESSGEEHVLAPPGLRAHCEGQCLMWACKICKRKSAPTDRRKAATLRERRRLKKINEAFDALKRKTVANPNQRLPKVEILRSAISYIERLQDLLQTLDEQEKSQNGSSHNSKELSVASHEYHWKKSSEPWPTSADHSNAAMIDQREGTSESSASSSLLRLSSIVDSITSDEKISFSGDVSEN